One window from the genome of Bdellovibrio sp. NC01 encodes:
- a CDS encoding RluA family pseudouridine synthase: MQSARGFEYGVKHIISPQSGLIGDVLLSTCDLTLAQFEELLALGAIYLNGERLQDNFSVSEGAYLRVHTKPRRFPKNDGLWRERIIFENQHFIIVNKISGLPVHASVDNIQENLQAYLEQTVGQKLFVTHRLDVPTKGLIVYAKTTEFQTAFNKLLISREMTKIYRAKTMRAPSLGMLTHFMEPSPRAPKKVDREHHEGWQECLLEILSVEEQADKTFDVKIKLHTGRTHQIRAQLGFENCPIIGDHAYGAEKIWTEEKIELEANELSFTNPITNEHHHFKL; this comes from the coding sequence ATGCAGAGCGCAAGAGGATTTGAATACGGAGTAAAGCATATAATCAGCCCTCAGTCGGGACTGATTGGTGATGTTTTATTAAGCACTTGCGATCTCACACTTGCTCAATTCGAAGAGTTGTTAGCACTAGGCGCGATATATTTGAATGGAGAACGTCTTCAAGATAATTTCTCGGTTTCAGAAGGTGCCTACTTAAGAGTCCACACAAAACCACGTAGATTCCCAAAGAACGATGGTCTGTGGCGTGAGCGTATTATATTTGAGAATCAACACTTTATAATTGTGAACAAAATCTCAGGCCTGCCCGTTCATGCCTCGGTTGATAACATTCAAGAAAACTTGCAAGCCTATTTAGAACAAACCGTCGGACAAAAACTTTTTGTCACACATCGCTTAGATGTTCCCACAAAAGGTCTGATCGTCTACGCAAAGACCACCGAATTCCAAACAGCCTTCAACAAACTCTTAATCAGCAGAGAGATGACAAAAATCTATCGCGCCAAAACAATGCGCGCGCCATCTCTTGGTATGCTCACACATTTTATGGAGCCATCTCCACGCGCACCAAAAAAAGTAGATCGTGAACACCACGAAGGCTGGCAAGAATGCTTACTAGAAATTTTAAGCGTTGAAGAACAAGCAGATAAAACCTTTGATGTAAAAATCAAACTGCACACAGGAAGAACCCACCAAATCCGCGCACAGTTAGGTTTCGAAAACTGCCCCATCATAGGCGACCACGCCTACGGCGCAGAAAAAATCTGGACAGAAGAAAAAATCGAACTAGAAGCCAATGAACTCAGCTTCACAAATCCAATCACTAACGAACATCATCATTTCAAATTATAG
- a CDS encoding endonuclease/exonuclease/phosphatase family protein, whose protein sequence is MKNFRSVQKLISSVFALIFFVVITGCAVGFQKDKWDLPSKAPNEISVMSFNMENLFDTVHTPGHEDYTYLPKSVKQSDPAMREGCMKANDSSYRRNECFGTDWTPEALDKKLTNISKVVLDVDGNGPDNLLIMEIESDVVLHKLNTEYLKKANYITEVIIDGPDKRGINVAFLSRFPLVGKPVLHPIPWKPKNDNDKTWMERSRRILEVTVKAPNGDPITFFVAHYPSQANPTYWRQQIAQFTVDLMKGKGPNAMVIAGGDLNITHEEEDKEHIFKDILSQGGAVSHFVGCKDCPGSHNYKKSWSFLDAQIYGKALLADGTGSYEMEPATIDVIRYNQVHLSKGKYPKRWDYDTQTGVSDHFPLYVRLKQRSEAKTPVKDEPAATEKKADKKETKSKKKK, encoded by the coding sequence ATGAAAAACTTTCGATCTGTCCAAAAATTAATCAGCTCTGTTTTCGCTCTTATTTTCTTCGTTGTTATCACTGGTTGTGCGGTTGGCTTCCAGAAAGATAAATGGGATCTACCCAGCAAAGCGCCGAATGAAATCAGCGTGATGTCTTTCAATATGGAGAACTTGTTCGACACAGTTCACACACCAGGACACGAGGACTACACATATCTTCCTAAGAGTGTAAAACAAAGCGATCCAGCGATGCGCGAAGGCTGTATGAAAGCGAATGATTCTTCATATCGCCGTAACGAATGCTTCGGTACAGATTGGACTCCAGAAGCTCTAGATAAAAAACTGACAAACATCTCTAAAGTTGTATTAGACGTTGATGGCAACGGCCCAGACAACTTGTTAATTATGGAAATCGAAAGCGATGTTGTTCTTCATAAACTCAACACAGAGTACTTGAAGAAAGCGAATTACATCACAGAAGTTATTATTGATGGCCCAGACAAGCGCGGTATCAACGTGGCGTTCTTGTCGCGTTTCCCATTGGTTGGAAAACCGGTTCTTCATCCGATCCCATGGAAGCCAAAAAACGATAACGATAAAACTTGGATGGAACGTTCACGTCGTATCTTAGAGGTGACTGTCAAAGCTCCAAACGGTGATCCTATCACGTTCTTCGTAGCCCACTACCCTTCACAAGCGAATCCGACTTACTGGCGCCAACAAATCGCTCAGTTCACAGTGGATTTGATGAAAGGCAAAGGCCCGAACGCGATGGTTATCGCGGGTGGCGACTTGAACATCACACACGAAGAAGAAGACAAAGAGCACATCTTCAAAGACATCTTAAGCCAAGGTGGCGCGGTTTCTCACTTCGTGGGTTGCAAAGACTGCCCGGGCTCTCACAACTATAAAAAATCATGGTCTTTCCTAGACGCTCAAATCTACGGTAAAGCCTTGCTTGCTGACGGTACAGGTTCTTACGAAATGGAACCAGCAACTATCGACGTGATTCGCTACAATCAAGTTCACTTGTCGAAAGGTAAATATCCAAAACGCTGGGACTACGACACACAAACAGGCGTGTCAGACCACTTCCCACTTTATGTTCGTTTGAAACAAAGAAGTGAAGCCAAGACTCCCGTAAAAGACGAACCAGCAGCGACAGAGAAAAAAGCTGACAAGAAAGAAACGAAGTCTAAAAAGAAAAAATAA
- a CDS encoding ThiF family adenylyltransferase, with translation MENTQTAVAPELQQPPETEYVLHRRFDRMGRLVGDPAMRKLMSTHVMVVGIGGVGSWAAEALARSGVGHITIVDFDEVCITNTNRQLHAVQGMVGKKKAEVMGERLRKINPQAKVTVISEFYNAENSDKMLEVKPDFLIDAIDNLTAKAHLLATCVKENIKVITSAGSAAKLDPLRIQKKDLAETHTCPLAHQLRKILRQKYDFPEKHFGIPCVFSDEPVMMPEELKYDKGMGFKCVCPKTNDFHGCDNRNMIYGSASFITGSFGLVMASHIVNEVHAEAKKEGAVSC, from the coding sequence ATGGAAAACACACAAACTGCCGTAGCACCTGAGCTACAACAGCCGCCAGAAACCGAATACGTTTTGCACCGTCGTTTTGACCGTATGGGCCGCCTTGTTGGCGATCCAGCGATGCGCAAATTGATGAGCACACACGTGATGGTCGTTGGTATCGGTGGAGTGGGTTCGTGGGCAGCGGAAGCCTTGGCGCGTTCGGGCGTTGGTCACATCACAATCGTCGATTTCGACGAAGTTTGTATCACAAACACAAATCGTCAGTTGCATGCGGTTCAAGGCATGGTCGGCAAAAAGAAAGCCGAAGTGATGGGCGAGCGTTTACGCAAAATCAATCCGCAAGCAAAAGTCACAGTGATTTCTGAATTCTATAACGCTGAAAATTCCGACAAGATGCTTGAAGTGAAACCTGATTTCTTGATCGATGCGATCGACAACTTGACGGCGAAAGCGCACTTGCTTGCAACGTGTGTGAAAGAAAATATCAAAGTCATTACCTCAGCAGGATCGGCAGCGAAATTAGATCCTCTTCGTATTCAGAAAAAAGATTTGGCAGAGACACACACGTGTCCTCTAGCTCATCAATTGCGTAAAATTCTTCGTCAAAAATACGATTTCCCAGAAAAGCATTTTGGTATTCCATGTGTGTTTTCTGACGAGCCGGTGATGATGCCGGAAGAGTTGAAATACGATAAAGGTATGGGCTTTAAGTGCGTGTGCCCAAAAACAAATGATTTCCATGGCTGTGACAACCGTAACATGATCTATGGTTCTGCAAGTTTTATCACGGGTTCATTTGGTTTGGTTATGGCGTCGCATATCGTGAATGAAGTTCATGCAGAAGCGAAAAAAGAAGGAGCAGTCTCATGTTAG
- a CDS encoding DedA family protein has protein sequence MELANEPIFQWISQFAYSPGTVYLVIVGMMLLSAVGLPIPEELTLISVGILAFVGQNPDVFPPPYPNAPVVNVHYAAIVAFIAVVFSDTLIYTIGRSFGRKLLYHPRMHRMFPPHLMKKVEEWTHKYGMYACGIFRFTPGVRFPGHLVCGMMHFPLWKFLLIDGIAALISVPTQIYLLAHYGEPILKKLREFKIVVGIILLLLIIYFVAKKLRQKFLERRAEAASK, from the coding sequence TTGGAATTAGCTAACGAACCCATTTTTCAATGGATCTCGCAGTTCGCATATTCACCGGGGACAGTTTATCTTGTCATCGTAGGGATGATGCTGCTTTCTGCCGTGGGTTTGCCGATTCCAGAAGAGCTGACTTTGATCAGCGTTGGTATTTTGGCATTCGTTGGCCAAAACCCAGATGTGTTCCCACCGCCATATCCTAATGCGCCTGTCGTGAATGTTCATTATGCCGCCATTGTCGCCTTTATCGCCGTCGTCTTTAGTGACACGCTGATATATACGATAGGGCGAAGTTTCGGGCGTAAGCTTCTTTATCATCCGCGCATGCACAGAATGTTTCCACCGCACCTAATGAAAAAAGTGGAAGAGTGGACTCATAAATACGGCATGTACGCATGTGGTATTTTCCGTTTCACTCCAGGTGTGCGTTTCCCAGGTCACTTGGTTTGCGGTATGATGCACTTCCCATTGTGGAAGTTCTTGTTGATCGACGGTATCGCGGCGTTGATTTCAGTTCCAACTCAGATCTATTTGCTGGCTCATTACGGCGAGCCTATTTTAAAGAAACTGCGTGAATTCAAAATCGTGGTTGGGATCATCTTGTTATTGTTGATCATCTATTTCGTGGCGAAGAAATTGCGCCAGAAGTTTTTAGAAAGAAGAGCAGAGGCTGCTTCTAAATAG
- a CDS encoding TatD family hydrolase, with protein sequence MVAFGSWVDAHGHLADARWDGQQDQIIEEARQKGIHFFMQGGVGPEDWEKQKALKARYPKHIGLCFGLHPYWVVDHDEEACEQALDLLATQLPQAKGLGEAGLDFRPHIMKDSQDRQITVFEAQLELAQLAHKPMVLHLVQAHDFALRIMDLFGLPEQKGMVHSFNGSAAKAQDFLNRGLYLSVGGPVARPDNQKLHQAVREIPLEFLLIESDSPDQAPPLYQGRLNPPESIWEVAKTIGELKSLDPLEILDITTGNFHRLFGDT encoded by the coding sequence ATGGTGGCTTTTGGAAGTTGGGTCGATGCTCACGGGCATCTGGCAGATGCACGATGGGATGGTCAGCAAGATCAGATCATCGAAGAAGCGCGCCAAAAAGGCATTCATTTCTTCATGCAAGGCGGAGTGGGGCCCGAGGATTGGGAAAAACAGAAAGCTCTGAAAGCACGTTATCCAAAGCACATTGGCTTGTGTTTTGGATTGCATCCGTATTGGGTTGTCGATCACGACGAAGAGGCGTGTGAGCAGGCTCTTGATCTTTTGGCGACACAGCTTCCTCAAGCAAAAGGTTTGGGTGAAGCTGGTTTGGATTTTCGCCCGCACATTATGAAGGATTCTCAAGACCGTCAGATCACGGTTTTTGAAGCGCAATTGGAATTAGCACAGCTCGCTCACAAGCCGATGGTTCTGCATTTGGTGCAGGCTCACGATTTTGCTCTTAGGATTATGGACCTGTTTGGGCTTCCAGAACAAAAAGGCATGGTACACTCCTTCAACGGCAGTGCAGCGAAGGCTCAGGATTTCCTAAATCGTGGTCTTTATCTGTCTGTTGGGGGCCCCGTAGCTCGTCCCGATAACCAAAAGCTTCACCAAGCAGTCCGCGAGATCCCTTTGGAGTTCTTATTGATTGAAAGTGACAGCCCGGATCAGGCGCCGCCTTTGTATCAAGGTCGCTTAAATCCACCTGAAAGCATTTGGGAAGTGGCAAAGACTATAGGGGAGTTAAAATCACTTGATCCCCTGGAAATATTAGATATCACTACAGGGAATTTTCACCGTCTTTTTGGAGACACGTAA